One window from the genome of Maylandia zebra isolate NMK-2024a linkage group LG18, Mzebra_GT3a, whole genome shotgun sequence encodes:
- the LOC112431525 gene encoding tripartite motif-containing protein 16, whose amino-acid sequence MSPPVCIYTMCPRVLLAGSSVFFPASFCVVSLHLHFRFQFCVVLVFSSLGFTSCWPPSPVPRCPWSHIALDFITGLPPSSVSDQHSPALQHYQQQEQKQPPKQQHCTPSDLHYEDGCNQRVLELAGPIHSSNTCCSDQTSFYIKEVKLTQSLTLRGEMAQKGVQLDRETFSCSICLDLLKNPVTIPCGHSYCMKCIKSFWDEEEKKKIYSCPQCRQTFTARPVLVKNTMLAVLVEELKKTGLQAAPADHCYAGPEDVACDVCTGRKMKAFKSCLFCLASYCEKHLQPHYDVAPFKKHKLVEPSKKLQEKICSRHDEVMKMFCRTDQQSICYLCSVDEHKGHDTVSAAAERTERQRELEVSGQNIQQRIQDREKDVKLLQQEVEAINQSADQTVEHSEKIFTELIHLIQKRSSDVKQQIRSQQETEVSRVKELQEKLEQEITELKRKDAELKQLSHTEDHIQFLHNYPSLSALSESTDSSSINIRPLSYFEDVTAAVSEVRDKLQDILREDWTNISLTVTEVDVLLSQPEPKTRAGFLKYSCEITLDPNTAHTQLLLSEGNRKATFMNQQQSYSDHPDRFTWWYQVLSRESLTGRCYWEVEWRGGGVYVAVAYKNISREGWGNECGFGWNDKSWSLNCNNNSFTFRYNNIETPVSGPRSSRVGVYLDHRAGILSFYSVSETMTLLHRVQTTFTQPLYAGLRLWQIGATAELIKVK is encoded by the exons ATGTCTCcccctgtgtgtatttatactATGTGTCCTCGTGTGCTCCTCGCCGGTTCATCTGTGTTTTTTCCTGCATCATTCTGTGTCGTCTCCCTGCATCTCCATTTTAGGTTTCAGTTCTGTGTTGTGTTagttttttccagtttaggtttcacCTCCTGCTGGCCTCCTTCGCCCGTTCCTAGATGCCCCTGGTCTCATATCGCACTGGACTTCATCACTGGTCTCCCACCATCCTCAG tctcagatcaacacagccctgccctccagcactatcagcagcaaGAGCAGAAGCAACCCCccaaacagcaacattgtaccccaTCAG ATCTACATTATGAAGATGGGTGTAACCAACGTGTGTTAGAGCTGGCAGGCCCCATTCACAGCAGCAACACTTGTTGTTCAGATCAGACCAGTTTCTATATTAAGGAAGTGAAACTTACACAGTCACTGACACTGAGAGGAGAAATGGCGCAGAAAGGAGTTCAGCTAGACCGAGAAACCTTCTCTTGTTCGATCTGTTTGGATCTACTGAAGAATCCGGTGACTATTccctgtggacacagctactgcatGAAGTGTATTAAAAGCTTCTGGgatgaagaggaaaagaagaaaatctacagctgccctcagtgcagACAGACTTTCACAGCGAGGCCTGTCCTGGTGAAAAACACCATGTTAGCAGTTTtagtggaggagctgaagaagactggactccaagctgctcctgctgatcactgctatgctggacctgaagatgtggcctgtgatgtctgcactggaagaaaaatgaaagccttCAAGTCCTGTTTATTCTGTCTGGCATCTTACTGTGAGAAACACCTTCAGCCTCATTATGATGTGGCTCCATTcaagaaacacaagctggtggagccctccaagaagctccaggagaagatctgctctcgtcatgatgaggtgatgaagatgttctgccgtactgatcagcagagtatctgttatctctgctctgtggatgaacataaaggccacgacacagtctcagctgcagcagaaaggactgagaggcagagagagctggaggtgagtggacaaaacatccagcagagaatccaggacagagagaaagatgtgaagctgcttcaacaggaggtggaggccatcaatcagtctgctgatcaaacagtggagcacagtgagaagatcttcactgagctgatccatctcatccagaaaagaagctctgatgtgaagcagcagatcagatcccagcaggaaactgaagtgagtcgagtcaaagagcttcaggagaagctggagcaggagatcactgagctgaagaggaaagatgctgagctgaagcagctctcacacacagaggatcacatccagtttctacacaactacccctcactgtcagcactcagtgagtctacagactcatccagcatcaatatccgtcctctgagctactttgaggatgtgacagcagctgtgtcagaggtcagagataaactacaggacattctgagagaggactggacaaacatctcactgacagtcactgaagtggatgttttactgtcacaaccagagccaaagaccagagctggattcttaaaatattcatgtgaaatcacactggatccaaacacagcgcacacacagcTGTTATTATCAGAGGGGAACAGAAAAGCAACATTTATGAATCAACAACAGTCTtattctgatcatccagacagattcactTGGTGGTATCAGGTCCTGAGTAGAGAGAGTCTGACTGGacgttgttactgggaggtggagtggagaggGGGAGGAGTTTATGTAGCAGTCGCATACAAGAATATCAGCAGAGAAGGATGGGGTAATGAATGTGGATTTGGATGGAATGACAAATCTTGGTCATTAAATtgtaacaacaacagttttaCATTTCGGTACAACAACATTGAAACTCCTGTCTCAGGTCCTCGTTCCTCCAGAGTaggagtgtacctggatcacagagcaggtattttgtccttctacagcgtctctgaaaccatgactctcctccacagagtccagaccacattcactcagccgctctaTGCTGGACTGAGGCTTTGGCAAATTGGAGCCACAGCTGAGTTGATTAAAGTGAAATAG
- the LOC112432554 gene encoding uncharacterized protein LOC112432554 — translation MKCKEEEDLAGQQVWKQERNFNLDQEDTDPPQIKEEQEELCISQEGEQLVVKHEDEGIVVWSGEERLRQLHNIWKPEKDLQTSDLHQQTACKEEEFVANQQERNSSLDQEDPDPPQIKEEQEELCTSQELEEIVLKQEINSFMVTSSFEESDLSESEPNDDQLLALNFPEPELEEQEENQHVDSGSTRNAELKKRRRHKNRTDKSRSETDTSKKSVSCDTCGKTFQCKSNLTRHMRVHTSEKPHSCSTCGKRFNKKSGFESHVRIHTGEKPYFCSTCGKRFGKKSGLETHLRIHTGEKAYSCNVCRKEFRDLSTMKSHRRIHTGEKPYICSSCGERFSWKSGLNFHLRIHLSDKPNHCSTRGRK, via the exons ATGAAGTGTAAGGAGGAGGAAGATCTGGCTGGCCAGCAGGTCtggaagcaggagaggaacttcaATCTGGACCAGGAGGACACAGATCCCCCACAGATcaaagaggaacaggaggaactcTGCATCAGTCAAGAGGGAGAACAGCTTGTAGTGAAACACGAGGATGAAGGCATCGTCGTCTGGAGCGGGGAAGAGCGGCTCAGACAGCTGCATAACATCTGGAAACCTGAGAAAGATTTACAGACCAGCG ACCTCCACCAGCAAACTGCCTGTAAGGAGGAGGAGTTTGTCGCCAatcagcaggagaggaactcaaGTCTGGACCAGGAGGACCCAGATCCtccacagattaaagaggaacaggaggaactcTGCACCAGTCAGGAGCTGGAGGAGATTGTACTGAAGCAGGAGATCAATAGTTTTATGGTGACTTCTAGTTTTGAGGAAAGTGACCTCAGTGAATCAGAACCAAACGATGACCAGCTCCTTGCTCTTAACTTTCCTGAACCAGAGCTTGAggaacaggaagaaaaccagcATGTGGACTCGGGATCAACTAGAAATGCGGAGCTGAAGAAAAGGAGACGTCACAAAAACCGAACAGATAAGTCTCGGAGTGAAACTGATACAAGTAAAAAATCTGTAAGCTGTGACACTTGTGGAAAAACTTTTCAGTGTAAATCCAACCTGACGAGACACATGAGAGTTCACACAAGTGAGAAGCCACATTCttgtagcacctgtgggaaaagatttaATAAGAAATCCGGATTTGAAAGTCACGTGAGAATCCACACAGGCGAGAAGCCGTATTTCTGTAGCACATGTGGGAAAAGATTTGGTAAGAAATCAGGACTAGAAACTCATTTGAGAATCCACACCGGTGAGAAAGCGTATTCTTGCAACGTCTGTAGGAAAGAGTTTAGAGACTTGTCGACTATGAAAAGTCACAGAAGgatccacacaggtgagaaaccaTATATTTGTAGCTCCTGTGGGGAAAGATTCAGTTGGAAATCAGGACTGAATTTTCATCTAAGGATCCACCTGAGTGACAAACCAAATCACTGCAGCACCCGAGGTAGAAAATGA